From Lawsonia intracellularis PHE/MN1-00, the proteins below share one genomic window:
- a CDS encoding HypC/HybG/HupF family hydrogenase formation chaperone yields the protein MCHAIPVKVIELLDNDIIRATVGDSTTILTVSGMLLPEPVTVGDYIIVHAGFAIHKLEATEAEESLRLFRELSIAVGDTPNF from the coding sequence ATGTGTCATGCTATCCCTGTAAAAGTTATTGAACTGTTGGATAATGATATTATTCGTGCTACGGTTGGCGATAGTACAACAATATTGACTGTTTCAGGTATGTTACTTCCAGAACCAGTAACTGTTGGAGATTATATTATTGTGCATGCTGGATTTGCTATACATAAACTGGAGGCAACTGAAGCTGAAGAAAGTTTACGGTTATTCAGAGAGCTTTCTATTGCCGTTGGTGATACACCTAATTTTTAA
- a CDS encoding DegQ family serine endoprotease, whose translation MFCKLKVIICITLMFIITVVPTIAESALPNFVPLVKDASKAVVNISTEKKIPRGRTEFPMEMFRGLPPGFERFFEQFEPKGPDSQIHKQRSLGTGFIISSDGYIVTNNHVIEGADSVRVNLEGTSGKEESLPAEVIGRDEETDLALLKVKSKDSLPYLIFGNSDTMEVGEWVLAIGNPFGLGHTVTAGILSAKGRDIHAGPFDNFLQTDASINPGNSGGPLINMSGQVVGINTAIMASGQGIGFAIPSSMADRIIEQLKTNKKVSRGWIGVTIQDVDTNTAKALGLSQAKGALVGSVVPGDPADKAGLKVGDIVTQADGKQIDSASSLLKAIATKPPFSVVKLKVWRDGKSKDISITLGERKTTSSQKQSSPESLPGALGLSVRPLTQEESKSFDVKLGIGLLVVSVEPNKPASEAGIREQDIILSANLKPLQSADDLANIICGDAKKKGVIMLQLQRNGQTFFKTLSLTEDSN comes from the coding sequence ATGTTTTGTAAGTTAAAGGTGATAATATGCATAACTCTTATGTTTATTATAACTGTGGTTCCAACAATTGCAGAAAGTGCCTTACCAAACTTTGTACCCCTTGTAAAAGATGCTAGTAAAGCTGTTGTCAATATTAGTACAGAAAAAAAAATTCCTCGTGGTCGTACAGAGTTCCCTATGGAAATGTTTCGTGGTCTTCCCCCAGGTTTTGAACGCTTTTTTGAACAATTTGAACCTAAAGGGCCTGATAGTCAGATACATAAACAACGTTCATTAGGAACTGGTTTTATCATTTCTTCAGATGGATATATTGTTACCAATAATCATGTGATAGAAGGAGCAGATTCTGTTAGAGTAAATCTTGAAGGTACCTCAGGCAAAGAAGAATCACTACCTGCAGAAGTGATAGGTAGAGATGAAGAAACAGATCTTGCTTTATTAAAAGTTAAAAGTAAAGACTCATTACCTTATCTTATATTTGGAAATTCAGATACTATGGAAGTTGGTGAATGGGTGCTAGCTATTGGTAATCCTTTTGGGTTAGGCCATACAGTTACAGCAGGTATATTAAGTGCTAAAGGACGTGATATTCATGCTGGACCATTTGATAACTTTTTACAAACTGATGCATCTATCAATCCTGGGAATAGTGGTGGTCCATTAATCAATATGTCAGGACAAGTTGTAGGCATTAACACAGCTATTATGGCAAGTGGGCAAGGTATTGGTTTCGCTATCCCAAGTAGTATGGCAGATCGTATTATAGAGCAGTTAAAGACAAATAAAAAGGTAAGTAGAGGTTGGATAGGTGTAACAATTCAGGATGTAGATACTAATACAGCTAAAGCTCTTGGATTATCTCAGGCAAAAGGTGCGCTTGTAGGTTCTGTTGTTCCTGGAGATCCTGCTGATAAGGCTGGTCTTAAAGTTGGCGATATTGTAACACAAGCTGATGGTAAACAAATTGATAGTGCAAGCTCATTGTTAAAAGCTATTGCTACTAAACCTCCTTTTTCTGTTGTGAAATTAAAAGTTTGGCGTGATGGAAAGAGTAAAGATATATCCATTACACTAGGAGAGCGTAAGACAACTTCAAGTCAAAAACAAAGCTCACCAGAATCTTTACCAGGTGCTCTTGGATTATCTGTACGTCCTTTAACACAAGAAGAGTCTAAATCTTTTGATGTTAAGCTTGGTATAGGCTTGTTAGTTGTAAGCGTTGAGCCTAATAAGCCAGCGTCAGAAGCTGGTATCAGAGAGCAAGATATAATCCTTTCTGCTAACTTAAAACCTCTTCAATCGGCTGATGACCTTGCAAATATTATTTGTGGAGATGCTAAGAAGAAAGGGGTTATTATGTTACAATTACAAAGAAATGGACAAACGTTTTTTAAAACATTGTCTTTAACTGAAGATAGCAACTAA
- a CDS encoding penicillin-binding protein 1A → MKKFFLNIVIFCFGIILLSIIGLIGLYFWVSRDLPNITKLNDYRPALVTTVLARDGTLIGYIYREKRFLIPLSEMSPFLPKAFLAAEDAEFYEHEGVNPLAIIRAFLINLQSGTTRQGGSTITQQVIKRLLLSPERSYERKIKEAILAYRLEKYLSKDEILTIYLNQTFLGAHSYGVEAAARTYFAKHAKDLSLAECALLAGLPQAPSRYNPYKDPEAAKIRQRYALRRLHDVGWITQAEYEEALQEPLYFSSMKEGLGAESSWYMEEVRKQLVSFLSKENISQYGIVLPLYGEDALYELGFTIQTAMDPQAQLVAYDVLRNGLENFSKRQGWKGPIEHISSTMIQHYLENATFTPEKLDGGAWAKAIVSKVSQEGAEVFLSSIYKGFVSVETMGWARKPNPEVRSAYCAPIKDARSVLNPGDIIWVSGVGPDSTHRYSSKTLDTSKPIPLALQQLPQIQGALISIEPNTGDVIAMIGGYEFGKSQFNRAVQAMRQPGSAFKPIVYSAALDHDYTSATMVLDAPIVEFMESGDIWRPGNYEKNFKGPMLFSNALALSRNLCTVRIAQSIGLPAVIERAKALGFNGNFPEFFSISLGAVEVTPIRLVNAYTAFANGGNLATPRFILSIKDSNNTVIYRQEIEQHPVISPQNAYIMASLLKNVVNIGTARKAKVLERPLAGKTGTTNGEHDAWFIGFTPYLVTGVYVGNDHPQTLGKDGTGAVAALPIFTEYSKVVLKKYPESDFPVPDGITFASIDTQTGNRATANSTNSVVLPFYVGTVPEYFDSKDNEVNTIERGEDLLKQFF, encoded by the coding sequence ATGAAAAAGTTTTTTCTGAATATTGTTATTTTTTGTTTTGGTATTATTTTACTATCTATTATAGGACTAATAGGTCTTTATTTTTGGGTTAGTAGAGATCTTCCTAATATTACAAAGCTTAATGACTATAGACCAGCTTTAGTAACAACAGTTCTTGCTAGAGATGGAACACTTATTGGGTATATATATCGAGAGAAGCGTTTTCTTATCCCATTAAGCGAAATGTCTCCTTTTTTGCCTAAGGCATTTTTAGCTGCAGAAGATGCTGAGTTTTATGAACATGAAGGTGTTAATCCGCTTGCTATTATCCGGGCTTTTTTAATAAATCTTCAATCAGGGACAACACGCCAAGGTGGAAGTACGATTACTCAACAAGTCATTAAACGTCTTTTGTTAAGCCCTGAAAGAAGTTATGAGCGTAAGATAAAAGAGGCAATTCTTGCCTACCGTCTAGAGAAATATCTTTCTAAAGATGAAATTTTAACTATATACTTAAATCAGACATTTTTAGGTGCTCATTCTTATGGGGTTGAGGCAGCCGCAAGGACTTATTTTGCTAAGCATGCTAAAGATCTTTCATTAGCTGAATGTGCTCTTCTTGCAGGACTTCCACAAGCACCTTCTCGGTATAATCCCTATAAAGATCCTGAGGCTGCAAAAATTAGACAACGTTATGCTCTTCGTAGGCTACATGATGTTGGTTGGATTACCCAGGCTGAATATGAGGAGGCTCTTCAAGAACCACTATATTTTTCTTCAATGAAAGAAGGGTTAGGAGCTGAATCAAGTTGGTATATGGAAGAAGTCCGTAAGCAGCTTGTTTCCTTTCTTAGTAAAGAAAATATTTCTCAGTATGGAATTGTGCTCCCTTTATATGGAGAAGATGCACTTTATGAACTTGGGTTTACTATCCAGACAGCAATGGATCCTCAGGCACAACTTGTGGCATATGATGTTTTAAGAAATGGACTTGAAAATTTTAGTAAACGACAAGGTTGGAAAGGACCTATTGAGCACATTTCTTCAACAATGATTCAGCATTACCTAGAAAATGCTACATTTACACCTGAAAAACTTGATGGTGGTGCATGGGCTAAAGCAATTGTTAGTAAAGTTAGTCAAGAAGGTGCAGAAGTATTCCTTAGTAGCATTTATAAAGGGTTTGTTAGTGTAGAGACTATGGGTTGGGCACGTAAACCTAATCCAGAAGTTCGATCAGCTTATTGTGCTCCTATCAAAGATGCACGTAGTGTTTTAAATCCTGGAGATATTATATGGGTATCTGGAGTTGGCCCAGACTCTACACATAGGTATAGTTCTAAAACACTAGATACTTCTAAACCTATTCCTTTAGCTCTTCAACAGTTACCACAAATCCAAGGAGCATTAATTTCTATAGAGCCAAATACAGGCGATGTGATAGCTATGATTGGTGGTTATGAGTTTGGAAAGAGCCAATTTAATAGAGCTGTACAGGCAATGAGGCAACCAGGTTCTGCATTTAAGCCAATTGTATACTCTGCAGCACTTGATCATGATTATACATCTGCAACTATGGTGCTTGATGCACCTATAGTAGAATTTATGGAAAGTGGGGATATTTGGAGACCAGGTAATTACGAAAAAAATTTTAAAGGACCAATGTTATTTAGCAATGCTCTTGCACTTTCAAGAAATTTATGTACAGTAAGAATTGCACAGTCTATAGGATTACCTGCTGTTATTGAAAGAGCTAAGGCTTTAGGATTTAATGGTAATTTCCCTGAATTTTTTTCTATTAGTTTAGGTGCAGTTGAAGTAACTCCTATTCGTCTTGTAAATGCCTATACAGCATTTGCAAATGGTGGTAACTTAGCCACGCCACGGTTTATTCTTTCTATTAAAGATTCTAATAATACTGTTATTTACCGCCAGGAAATAGAACAACATCCTGTTATTTCACCACAGAATGCGTATATTATGGCTTCACTATTAAAAAATGTTGTTAATATTGGTACAGCAAGAAAAGCAAAAGTACTTGAGCGTCCTCTAGCAGGAAAGACAGGAACTACAAATGGGGAGCATGATGCATGGTTTATTGGATTTACACCCTATCTTGTTACAGGTGTTTATGTTGGTAATGATCATCCACAGACATTAGGTAAAGATGGCACAGGTGCTGTTGCTGCTCTTCCTATTTTTACAGAATATTCAAAAGTAGTATTGAAAAAATATCCTGAAAGTGACTTTCCTGTTCCTGATGGGATTACTTTTGCTTCAATAGATACTCAGACAGGGAATAGAGCAACTGCTAATAGTACCAATAGTGTTGTATTACCTTTTTATGTAGGTACAGTTCCAGAATATTTTGATAGTAAAGATAATGAGGTGAATACTATTGAACGTGGTGAGGATTTATTAAAACAATTTTTTTAA
- a CDS encoding flagellar hook protein FlgE has product MMGSLFIGATGMKTHSTGLGTVSNNIANANTIGYKQQQVVFQDLFSQDLAIGSTGSQGPNQAGMGAQVGSVRTIFTQGAFEPGNSVTDLAIGGKGFFQVTLEDKVHYTRAGNFRFTQDGFLNDPSGFTLMGSRISNNPNIKKETLEPIQLDFNDPTVAKSPAKTSTALNAVVNLGDSTDKTQSEANPYFALLESWKGNGTPPISTSNYSYAQPMRVYDQQGNSHDITVYFDGAPSSTGSKTFEYLVAMNPSEDGSAASGTDSAGLLMSGTMTFSSNGELKNMTAFTPTGSATKDLNAWQPAPLVNGLPQFSANFVGAGIQPLTLDFGIKSQQNMWAGAPASAAAIGTDIGKLPSMMPIQTSSGNSTARNGSSSTRRYSQDGYPQGDLVDVTITSEGKLQGKYSNSQVVDFYNIPLARFTSEDGLRREGNNHYSATLDSGGPEFGLPGTSNYGKLSVNQLETSNVDMSREMVNMIIIQRGFQMNSKSVTTADTMLQKALELKR; this is encoded by the coding sequence ATGATGGGGAGTTTGTTTATTGGTGCAACAGGTATGAAAACCCATAGTACAGGGTTGGGTACTGTCTCCAATAATATTGCTAACGCAAATACCATTGGGTATAAGCAGCAACAGGTAGTGTTTCAAGACCTGTTTAGTCAAGATTTAGCAATAGGTTCTACTGGAAGTCAGGGGCCAAACCAGGCTGGTATGGGAGCACAGGTTGGAAGTGTTCGCACAATTTTTACACAGGGTGCTTTTGAACCTGGCAATAGTGTAACAGATCTTGCTATTGGTGGAAAAGGTTTTTTTCAGGTTACATTAGAGGATAAAGTACACTATACACGAGCAGGGAATTTTCGTTTTACTCAAGATGGTTTTTTAAATGATCCTAGCGGATTTACTTTAATGGGCTCAAGAATATCTAATAATCCTAACATAAAAAAGGAAACCCTTGAACCAATTCAGTTAGACTTTAATGATCCTACAGTAGCAAAGTCTCCTGCAAAAACAAGTACAGCATTAAACGCTGTGGTAAACCTTGGTGATAGTACAGATAAAACACAAAGTGAAGCTAATCCATACTTTGCACTTCTTGAGAGCTGGAAAGGAAATGGAACACCTCCTATTTCTACATCAAACTACTCATATGCACAACCTATGAGAGTATATGATCAACAAGGAAATTCTCACGATATAACTGTATATTTTGATGGAGCACCCTCTTCAACAGGAAGTAAAACATTTGAATACCTTGTAGCTATGAATCCTAGTGAAGATGGAAGTGCTGCATCAGGAACAGATAGTGCAGGTCTCTTAATGTCTGGAACTATGACATTTTCAAGTAATGGCGAATTAAAAAATATGACAGCTTTTACTCCTACTGGCTCTGCAACAAAAGATTTAAATGCATGGCAACCAGCACCATTAGTCAATGGTTTACCACAGTTTTCAGCAAATTTTGTTGGTGCAGGAATACAGCCTTTAACATTAGACTTTGGAATTAAAAGCCAACAGAATATGTGGGCAGGAGCTCCAGCATCCGCTGCTGCCATAGGTACAGATATTGGGAAATTGCCATCAATGATGCCAATACAAACATCCAGCGGTAATTCTACAGCAAGAAATGGATCATCTTCAACAAGAAGATATAGCCAAGATGGTTATCCTCAGGGAGATCTAGTAGATGTCACAATTACCTCTGAAGGGAAATTACAAGGTAAGTATAGTAATAGTCAGGTTGTTGATTTTTATAATATTCCTTTAGCACGCTTTACAAGTGAGGATGGATTAAGACGAGAAGGGAATAACCATTATTCCGCAACACTTGACTCAGGTGGGCCAGAGTTTGGATTGCCAGGAACATCTAACTATGGAAAACTTAGTGTGAATCAACTTGAGACTTCTAACGTAGACATGAGCAGAGAAATGGTTAATATGATTATTATTCAACGTGGTTTTCAGATGAATAGTAAATCTGTTACAACAGCAGACACAATGCTACAAAAAGCACTTGAACTAAAGCGTTAA
- a CDS encoding phosphoribosylaminoimidazolesuccinocarboxamide synthase, which produces MQVVTNTDLKEFPLYSRGKVRDIYSIDQNTLLIITTDRMSAFDVILQEPIPYKGIILNQLTLFWMKKFQHLVPNHIIESNVDNFPSNLEPYKNLLEGRSVLVKKTTPLPIECIVRGYISGSGWKDYLTTNSICGYPLPPGLKESEKLATALFTPSTKADLGQHDENISIETTEHLLGKDTTTLVASLSLLMFNEASVWAEDRGIIIADTKFEFGILDGQVILIDEVLTPDSSRFWPTKNYIPGKSQPSFDKQYLRDWLETQLWNKTSPAPNLPKDVIQTTYDKYHEAYTILTGENIGI; this is translated from the coding sequence ATGCAAGTTGTAACAAACACAGACCTCAAAGAATTTCCTCTCTATAGTCGTGGTAAAGTCCGTGATATTTACTCTATTGATCAAAATACCCTTCTTATTATAACAACAGATAGAATGTCTGCTTTTGATGTTATTTTACAAGAACCTATTCCTTATAAAGGTATCATCCTCAACCAACTTACTCTATTTTGGATGAAAAAATTTCAACACCTTGTTCCAAATCATATAATAGAAAGCAATGTAGATAACTTTCCCAGCAACCTTGAGCCATATAAAAATTTACTTGAAGGACGATCTGTTTTAGTAAAAAAAACAACGCCATTGCCTATTGAATGTATTGTCCGTGGGTATATCTCTGGATCTGGCTGGAAAGATTATCTTACAACTAATTCTATTTGTGGTTATCCTCTTCCTCCAGGACTAAAAGAGTCTGAAAAATTAGCAACAGCACTGTTTACACCATCAACAAAAGCAGATTTGGGTCAACATGATGAAAATATTTCAATAGAAACAACAGAGCATCTCTTAGGGAAAGATACTACTACATTAGTAGCTTCACTTTCTCTCCTTATGTTTAATGAAGCTTCGGTTTGGGCTGAAGATCGTGGGATTATCATTGCTGACACAAAATTTGAATTTGGTATACTTGATGGACAAGTCATACTAATAGATGAAGTACTCACACCAGACTCATCACGTTTTTGGCCTACAAAAAACTATATACCAGGTAAAAGTCAACCAAGTTTTGATAAACAATATCTAAGAGACTGGCTTGAAACACAGCTATGGAATAAAACATCCCCTGCCCCCAACCTACCTAAAGATGTTATTCAAACAACCTATGATAAATACCATGAAGCCTATACTATTTTGACAGGAGAAAATATTGGTATATAA
- a CDS encoding enoyl-ACP reductase has product MLLKNKKCLILGIANNKSIAYGIASSFKEHGAKLAFNYVNDAIQKRVEPISQELNGDFIFQCDVSKDDEIKEAVKLVQKEWGHIDVLVHSVAFANREDLTKRFIETSRDGFHLALDISTYSLITLCHAFEPLFVHGSSVLTMTYYGAQKVIPHYNVMGVAKAALESSVRYLSVELGEKNIRINAISAGPIKTLAASGISDFKKIFNHIEEHSPLKRNVTIEDVGKSAVFLASDLSSGVTGEILFVDAGYNNLGI; this is encoded by the coding sequence ATGCTCTTAAAAAATAAAAAATGCCTTATTCTTGGAATTGCTAATAACAAAAGTATTGCCTATGGAATTGCTTCATCTTTTAAAGAACATGGTGCTAAGTTAGCATTTAACTATGTTAATGATGCTATCCAAAAACGTGTGGAACCTATTTCACAGGAGTTAAATGGAGATTTTATCTTCCAATGTGATGTTAGTAAAGATGATGAAATTAAAGAAGCTGTAAAACTGGTTCAAAAAGAATGGGGGCATATTGATGTCCTTGTTCATTCTGTAGCTTTTGCTAACAGAGAAGATTTAACAAAACGTTTTATTGAAACATCACGTGATGGTTTTCACTTAGCCTTAGATATTTCTACCTATTCTCTTATCACATTATGTCATGCATTTGAACCACTCTTTGTCCATGGCTCTTCTGTTCTTACGATGACATATTATGGTGCTCAAAAAGTAATTCCTCATTATAATGTAATGGGTGTAGCTAAAGCTGCTCTTGAATCTTCTGTACGATACTTATCTGTCGAGTTAGGCGAAAAAAACATCCGTATTAATGCTATCAGTGCAGGTCCTATTAAAACATTAGCTGCCTCTGGTATTTCTGACTTCAAAAAAATTTTTAATCATATAGAAGAACATTCACCATTAAAACGTAATGTAACTATCGAAGATGTAGGTAAATCTGCTGTTTTTTTAGCTTCAGACCTATCATCAGGAGTAACAGGTGAAATTCTTTTTGTTGATGCTGGCTACAATAATTTAGGTATTTAA
- a CDS encoding malic enzyme-like NAD(P)-binding protein, with translation MALVTKEEVLQYHSEPRPGKLEVFPIKPCKTQKDLSMAYSPGVAEACLAISEDKDTSFLYTDKANLVGIISNGSAVLGLGNIGPEAAKPVMEGKAILFKQFADIDCYDIEIKATEIDHICEVIKALEPTFGAINLEDIKSPECFAIEERLKNEMNIPIFHDDQHGTAIISSAALLNALEIANKKIEDIRMVISGAGAAAIGCGRLFKILGVTPENIAMFDSEGHINVSRTNLNQEKKEFATQKTYTTISEAIDGADCFIGCSVPGVITERMVETMAKTPIIFACANPVPEIGYNEVKSIRPDAIMATGRSDFPNQVNNVLGFPFIFRGAIDTYATTINTEMKIAAAYAIAALAKESVPESICMAYNVKNLKFGPDYIIPKALDLRLLEWVAPAVAQAAIASGVARKELDIANYALTLHKRLSAAHKRQELLLNSYGFYS, from the coding sequence ATGGCTTTAGTTACAAAAGAAGAAGTACTTCAATACCATAGTGAACCCCGACCAGGTAAACTTGAAGTATTTCCTATAAAACCATGTAAAACACAAAAAGATCTCTCTATGGCTTATAGTCCTGGTGTAGCAGAAGCCTGCCTAGCTATTTCTGAAGATAAAGATACTTCATTTCTATACACAGATAAAGCAAACTTAGTTGGAATCATTTCTAATGGTTCAGCTGTATTAGGACTTGGGAATATTGGTCCAGAAGCTGCAAAACCTGTTATGGAAGGAAAAGCTATCCTTTTTAAACAATTTGCTGATATAGATTGTTATGATATCGAAATTAAAGCAACAGAGATTGATCATATTTGTGAAGTTATTAAAGCACTTGAACCAACATTTGGTGCAATTAACCTTGAAGATATTAAATCACCAGAATGCTTTGCCATTGAAGAGCGACTAAAAAATGAAATGAATATCCCTATATTTCATGATGATCAACATGGAACTGCAATTATTTCATCTGCAGCACTTCTTAATGCATTAGAAATTGCAAACAAGAAAATTGAAGATATCCGTATGGTCATTTCTGGTGCAGGAGCAGCTGCTATTGGATGTGGACGTCTGTTTAAAATTCTTGGTGTTACTCCTGAAAATATTGCAATGTTTGACTCTGAAGGTCATATTAATGTCTCTCGAACAAACCTTAACCAAGAAAAAAAAGAATTTGCTACACAAAAAACATATACAACCATTAGTGAAGCAATAGATGGTGCAGACTGCTTTATTGGTTGCTCTGTTCCTGGAGTCATCACTGAAAGAATGGTTGAAACAATGGCTAAAACACCTATCATTTTTGCATGTGCAAATCCTGTTCCTGAAATTGGTTACAATGAAGTAAAATCAATACGACCTGACGCTATCATGGCTACAGGACGCTCTGATTTTCCTAATCAAGTCAACAATGTCCTTGGATTCCCTTTTATTTTTCGTGGAGCAATAGATACATATGCAACAACAATTAATACAGAAATGAAGATTGCTGCAGCTTATGCCATTGCAGCACTTGCCAAAGAATCTGTACCTGAATCCATATGTATGGCTTATAATGTTAAAAATCTTAAATTTGGCCCTGACTATATCATTCCAAAAGCTCTTGATCTACGTCTACTTGAGTGGGTTGCTCCAGCTGTAGCTCAAGCTGCTATAGCATCTGGGGTTGCCCGTAAAGAACTTGATATTGCCAATTATGCATTAACCCTACATAAACGTCTATCTGCAGCACATAAGCGTCAAGAATTACTTCTTAACTCATATGGCTTTTATAGTTGA
- the rpsF gene encoding 30S ribosomal protein S6: MRKFETLLLLSPELSPDAREALLVKLVSIIEKNKGQFTVNHWGMRDLAYPVQKHMRGYYVLLEYTTYPNIIEELERIIRITNGIFKFMTIKLEEHIEEKQLEEVV, from the coding sequence ATGAGAAAATTTGAAACATTATTACTTTTATCTCCAGAACTTTCTCCAGATGCACGTGAAGCACTACTAGTAAAGCTTGTTAGTATTATTGAAAAAAATAAAGGACAATTTACTGTAAATCACTGGGGTATGAGAGATCTTGCTTATCCTGTACAAAAACACATGCGTGGGTATTACGTTCTTCTTGAATATACAACGTATCCAAATATTATAGAAGAATTAGAGCGTATTATACGCATTACTAATGGAATATTTAAATTCATGACGATTAAACTTGAAGAACACATTGAAGAAAAACAACTCGAGGAGGTAGTATAA
- the rpsR gene encoding 30S ribosomal protein S18, protein MTFKKKFAPRRKFCRFCSDKELPLNYKRPDILRDYITERGKIIARRITGTCAKHQRLLSTEIKRARQMALLFFTSSHSSDVKRKSNI, encoded by the coding sequence ATGACTTTTAAGAAAAAATTTGCTCCTCGTCGTAAATTCTGTCGTTTTTGTTCAGATAAAGAGCTTCCTTTAAATTATAAACGACCTGATATATTAAGAGACTATATTACAGAACGAGGAAAAATTATTGCTCGTCGTATTACAGGAACTTGTGCAAAACATCAACGTTTGCTTTCCACAGAGATTAAACGTGCTCGACAAATGGCACTACTTTTCTTTACATCTAGTCACTCTTCTGATGTAAAAAGAAAGAGTAATATTTAG
- the rplI gene encoding 50S ribosomal protein L9 — MKVILRSDVENLGRLGDIVTVKSGYGRNYLLPQGLAMLVTPGNMKVFELEFKKLQERMNDIRSKADELAKRISGLIVTVLMRAGDNDKLYGSVTTSIIGHALAEQGIDIDRRRILLDAPIRTLGQHTVRVRLHADVIAEFIVNVASEEKLYDDTPDRTETEESTKELQEEHAE; from the coding sequence ATGAAAGTCATTTTACGTTCTGATGTGGAAAACTTAGGCCGTCTTGGAGATATTGTTACAGTAAAATCAGGATATGGGCGAAACTACTTATTACCCCAAGGTCTTGCTATGCTTGTAACACCAGGAAACATGAAAGTATTTGAATTAGAATTTAAAAAGCTACAAGAACGAATGAATGATATACGTTCTAAAGCAGATGAATTAGCTAAACGTATTTCAGGATTAATTGTTACTGTACTCATGCGTGCTGGTGATAATGATAAACTTTATGGCTCTGTTACTACAAGCATTATTGGTCATGCACTAGCAGAACAAGGTATAGATATTGATCGACGCCGTATTTTGCTTGATGCACCTATTCGTACACTTGGACAACATACTGTACGCGTACGGCTACATGCTGATGTTATTGCAGAATTTATTGTAAATGTAGCCTCTGAAGAAAAACTGTATGACGATACTCCAGACAGAACCGAAACAGAAGAATCTACAAAAGAACTCCAAGAAGAACACGCAGAGTAA